The following are encoded together in the Ralstonia insidiosa genome:
- a CDS encoding acyl-CoA thioesterase, which produces MSTPRQTRDDYRHFHTITTRWMDNDVYGHVNNVVYYSYFDTVVNAYLIEQGVLNPERSDTIGLVIETQCNYFAPLSFPDPVVAGLRVARLGNTSVRYEVGLFRGDAHEAAAQGHFVHVYVDRETRRPVPLPEALRAVLEPLVANITA; this is translated from the coding sequence ATGAGCACGCCCCGACAGACGCGCGACGATTACCGCCACTTCCACACCATCACCACACGCTGGATGGACAACGACGTCTACGGCCACGTCAACAACGTCGTCTACTACAGCTACTTCGACACCGTGGTGAACGCCTACCTGATCGAGCAGGGCGTTCTAAATCCCGAACGCAGCGACACCATCGGCCTCGTCATCGAAACACAGTGCAATTACTTCGCGCCGCTGTCGTTTCCCGATCCGGTGGTCGCCGGCTTGCGCGTTGCGCGCCTGGGCAACACCAGCGTGCGCTATGAGGTGGGGTTGTTCCGAGGCGATGCGCATGAGGCAGCAGCGCAAGGGCATTTTGTACACGTCTACGTCGATCGTGAAACGCGCCGTCCGGTGCCGCTGCCAGAGGCGTTGCGCGCCGTGCTCGAACCGTTGGTCGCCAACATCACCGCCTGA
- the pbpG gene encoding D-alanyl-D-alanine endopeptidase, whose amino-acid sequence MSRSVSSFFRRLGLASLMTVALAAVSVASVANAATADKKPAASKKAKSKGKTVASKKAGAKVAAASNDDTATTKVRKVVTVKGKRRVIVVERGARPVRAAFVPASPTLGEAMGLRATPDALALRSSVALVMDQNTGEVLFQKNSAAVLPIASITKLMTALVVTEAHQPMDELLEITDDDRDYERNTSSRLRFGTMLTREDLLLLALMSSENRAASALGRNYPGGRPAFVAAMNRKAHELGMNDTHYVDSNGLSSSNVSSAQDLAKIVVAAYKVPTIRQFTTTTEHTVNANGRSLHYVNTNRLVRGGEWDIGLQKTGFINEAGRCLVMQANVHGRNVVMVFLDSAGNLTRFADATRVRNWLERNPHVEAATQAAAPLRNVPVSTQPAATVLASEQRGA is encoded by the coding sequence ATGTCACGGTCTGTTTCCTCATTTTTCCGACGTCTCGGCCTAGCTTCGCTGATGACTGTCGCGCTCGCCGCCGTTTCCGTCGCCTCCGTGGCCAACGCTGCCACCGCCGACAAAAAGCCCGCCGCCAGCAAGAAAGCCAAATCCAAAGGCAAGACTGTCGCCAGCAAGAAAGCCGGCGCCAAGGTTGCGGCTGCCAGCAACGATGACACTGCCACCACCAAAGTCCGCAAGGTCGTGACCGTCAAGGGCAAACGTCGCGTGATCGTGGTTGAGCGCGGTGCTCGCCCGGTGCGTGCAGCCTTTGTGCCGGCGAGCCCGACGCTGGGCGAAGCGATGGGCCTGCGTGCCACGCCGGATGCACTGGCGCTGCGTTCGTCAGTCGCGCTGGTGATGGACCAGAACACCGGTGAAGTCCTGTTCCAGAAGAATTCGGCTGCCGTGCTGCCGATCGCCTCGATCACCAAGCTGATGACCGCGCTGGTCGTGACCGAAGCGCACCAGCCGATGGACGAGCTGCTTGAAATTACCGATGACGATCGCGACTACGAGCGCAACACCAGCTCGCGTCTGCGTTTCGGTACGATGCTCACGCGTGAAGACCTGCTGCTGCTGGCGCTGATGTCGTCGGAGAACCGTGCAGCTTCGGCGCTGGGCCGCAACTATCCGGGCGGCCGTCCGGCGTTCGTTGCCGCCATGAACCGCAAGGCGCATGAGCTGGGCATGAACGACACGCATTACGTCGATTCGAACGGCTTGTCGAGCAGCAACGTGTCGAGCGCGCAGGATCTGGCCAAGATCGTCGTTGCGGCTTACAAGGTGCCGACCATCCGCCAGTTCACGACGACGACCGAGCACACGGTTAACGCCAATGGTCGCTCGCTGCACTACGTGAACACCAACCGCCTGGTACGTGGCGGCGAATGGGACATCGGTCTGCAGAAGACCGGCTTCATCAACGAGGCAGGCCGCTGCTTGGTGATGCAGGCCAACGTGCATGGCCGCAATGTGGTGATGGTGTTCCTGGATTCGGCCGGCAACCTGACGCGTTTTGCGGATGCCACGCGCGTGCGCAACTGGCTGGAGCGCAATCCGCATGTCGAGGCAGCTACGCAAGCTGCTGCGCCGCTGCGCAATGTGCCTGTGTCGACGCAACCGGCGGCGACGGTGCTGGCTTCGGAGCAGCGCGGCGCTTGA
- a CDS encoding nitroreductase gives MSDRRPSPTEVELVDQAITSRRSIRAFLPKPVAREDIEAILDVARRAPSGSNTQPWKVYVLTGESKARLSESVLAAYDHPEVDTPHREEYPYYPRTWVDPYQSRRRKVGWDLYSLLGIGRAEKERMHAQHARNFRFFDAPVGLIFSIDRVMEQGSWLDYGMFLEAVMVAARARGIDTCPQAAFTQFHRIIKAHLALPDDEMVVCGMSMGYADRSAIENTLVTERAPVSEFTRFFD, from the coding sequence ATGAGCGATCGACGCCCCAGCCCTACCGAGGTCGAGCTCGTCGACCAAGCCATCACGTCGCGCCGTTCGATTCGCGCGTTCCTGCCCAAGCCGGTTGCGCGCGAGGACATCGAAGCCATTCTGGATGTCGCGCGCCGTGCACCTTCAGGCAGTAATACGCAGCCATGGAAGGTCTACGTGCTGACGGGCGAGTCGAAGGCGCGGCTGTCGGAATCCGTACTGGCTGCATACGATCATCCGGAGGTCGATACGCCGCATCGCGAGGAGTATCCGTACTACCCGCGCACGTGGGTCGATCCGTATCAAAGCCGCCGGCGGAAAGTGGGTTGGGACCTATACAGCCTGCTCGGCATCGGCCGTGCAGAGAAGGAGCGCATGCATGCACAGCACGCGCGTAACTTTCGCTTCTTCGATGCGCCCGTCGGCCTCATCTTCAGCATCGATCGCGTGATGGAGCAAGGCAGCTGGCTCGACTACGGCATGTTCCTCGAGGCCGTGATGGTGGCGGCACGTGCACGCGGCATCGATACGTGTCCGCAAGCGGCCTTCACGCAATTCCATCGAATCATCAAAGCGCACCTGGCGTTGCCTGATGACGAAATGGTCGTGTGCGGTATGTCGATGGGGTATGCAGACCGGTCCGCCATCGAAAACACGCTCGTCACCGAGCGAGCACCTGTCTCCGAGTTCACTCGCTTCTTCGATTGA